The Lichenihabitans psoromatis genome contains a region encoding:
- a CDS encoding cysteine hydrolase → MSNVLGLYGSSVHLCIDMQRLFAEVTAWHTPALEGIIPKVAALARAAPNQTLWARFIVPPHADAATGRWRHYYRRWAEITGDRLDPVLLDLIEPLAGLADPGSIFDKSGYSIFDTPTFVARLQAEAVDTIVFSGVETDVCVLASVFDAIDRGYRVVIPVDAVASSSPDSHRAVVDTLLPRLAEQVDLVRTSDVVAAWGGASGKHD, encoded by the coding sequence ATGTCTAACGTTCTTGGCTTGTATGGATCGAGCGTGCACCTCTGTATCGACATGCAGCGCCTGTTCGCGGAGGTGACGGCCTGGCACACGCCAGCGCTCGAAGGCATCATCCCCAAGGTCGCGGCGTTAGCGCGTGCCGCGCCAAACCAAACCTTATGGGCCCGCTTTATCGTCCCGCCGCATGCCGATGCCGCGACGGGCCGGTGGCGCCACTATTACCGGCGCTGGGCTGAGATAACGGGTGATCGTCTCGACCCCGTTCTGCTGGATCTTATCGAGCCGCTGGCCGGCCTCGCTGATCCGGGCTCCATCTTCGACAAGAGCGGCTATTCGATCTTCGACACGCCCACCTTCGTGGCTCGTTTGCAGGCCGAGGCGGTCGACACGATCGTGTTCTCGGGTGTCGAAACGGACGTCTGCGTGCTCGCGAGCGTGTTCGACGCCATTGATCGCGGTTATCGCGTCGTCATCCCGGTCGATGCGGTGGCGAGTTCCTCACCCGACAGCCACCGCGCCGTCGTCGATACGCTGCTGCCGCGTCTCGCCGAACAGGTCGATCTTGTCCGGACCAGCGACGTCGTCGCCGCGTGGGGCGGCGCGTCCGGAAAACATGACTGA
- a CDS encoding metallophosphoesterase family protein yields MTYAIGDIHGRADLLDQLLASIEAHASRIGAAAKIVFTGDYVDRGPDSYGVIERLIAGPKRPVDRFVCLRGNHDDLFIKAVTTGVGVPDWAWDLFWFTIRSYGLDRDTLNRNDAKLRRHVAFLETLPLTHDDGTNLFVHAGIRPGVSIEDQIEEDLIWIREDFLNHPHPLPRRVVHGHTIMGDLAVVTINRVSIDTGAYRSGVLTAAVLDGPDVSFLQAIGAPDRGAIVREAKLSASIRGQAISPDVQTTFDAYLAGSIEVDEMDKRLRQVLV; encoded by the coding sequence ATGACCTATGCGATCGGCGACATTCACGGACGCGCCGATCTCCTTGACCAGCTTCTCGCATCGATCGAGGCGCATGCAAGTCGCATCGGAGCCGCCGCCAAGATCGTCTTCACGGGTGATTATGTCGATCGCGGTCCGGATTCCTACGGTGTGATCGAGCGCCTGATTGCCGGGCCAAAACGTCCGGTGGATCGCTTCGTGTGTCTGCGCGGCAATCACGACGACCTGTTCATCAAGGCCGTGACGACCGGCGTCGGCGTGCCGGACTGGGCCTGGGACTTGTTCTGGTTCACGATCCGCAGCTATGGACTGGATCGCGATACGCTGAACCGCAACGACGCCAAACTTCGCCGGCATGTGGCTTTTCTCGAGACACTCCCGCTGACCCATGACGATGGCACGAACCTCTTCGTGCATGCCGGCATTCGGCCCGGTGTCTCGATTGAGGACCAGATCGAGGAAGACCTGATCTGGATTCGGGAGGACTTCCTGAACCACCCCCATCCCCTACCCCGGCGCGTCGTTCATGGGCATACGATCATGGGCGATCTCGCGGTCGTAACGATCAATCGCGTCTCGATCGATACCGGCGCCTACCGGTCGGGTGTTCTGACGGCGGCCGTGCTGGACGGGCCGGACGTCAGCTTCCTGCAGGCGATCGGCGCACCGGATCGGGGCGCGATCGTGCGCGAAGCAAAGCTCTCCGCGTCGATCCGAGGGCAAGCGATCTCGCCCGACGTTCAGACCACCTTCGATGCTTACCTCGCCGGGTCGATCGAGGTCGACGAAATGGACAAGCGTCTCCGGCAGGTCCTCGTCTAA
- a CDS encoding DUF7168 domain-containing protein: MPPTLDPAAHDKLTGRIRALLSKTVQNGCTEDEALAAAAKAAELLDRHDLSLSDVDLREIACVRMIYETHRKKRIPIADCIGAVAHFCDCKVWREKNPDGDNRFVFFGLPADAEVALYLTGVIDAAVRTELGRYKTSRAYLKVRHQDRHLANASFTLGMVTSIATKLDAMKTDRDQANAKSGRDLVVVKTSIIEQDLSKLGLTFRATRSAGRTIAPDAFEAGGNAGQTFTITPGLKTTPTS, encoded by the coding sequence ATGCCGCCCACCCTCGATCCCGCCGCGCACGATAAGTTGACCGGCCGTATCCGGGCGCTTCTGTCGAAGACCGTGCAGAACGGCTGCACGGAAGACGAGGCGCTGGCGGCGGCCGCCAAGGCGGCGGAGTTGCTCGATCGGCATGATCTGTCGCTCAGCGATGTCGATCTGCGCGAGATCGCCTGCGTTCGCATGATCTACGAGACGCATCGCAAGAAACGCATCCCCATCGCCGATTGCATCGGCGCGGTGGCGCATTTCTGCGATTGTAAGGTCTGGCGCGAGAAGAACCCGGACGGCGACAACCGCTTCGTCTTCTTCGGCTTGCCGGCCGATGCCGAGGTCGCGCTTTACCTGACGGGCGTGATCGACGCGGCGGTTCGCACCGAACTCGGGCGCTACAAGACGAGCCGGGCCTATCTCAAGGTGCGGCATCAAGATCGGCACCTCGCCAATGCGTCGTTCACGCTCGGCATGGTGACCTCCATCGCGACCAAGCTCGATGCCATGAAGACCGATCGTGATCAGGCCAATGCCAAGTCTGGCCGCGACCTCGTGGTCGTGAAGACATCGATCATCGAGCAGGATCTGTCGAAGCTCGGGCTGACGTTTCGCGCGACGCGCAGCGCTGGCCGAACCATCGCGCCGGATGCCTTCGAGGCGGGCGGCAATGCCGGACAGACCTTCACGATCACGCCGGGGCTGAAGACGACCCCGACATCCTGA
- the gyrB gene encoding DNA topoisomerase (ATP-hydrolyzing) subunit B, with protein sequence MAQSPLPSDASNGTQPDAYGADSIKVLRGLDAVRKRPGMYIGDTDDGSGLHHMVYEVVDNAIDEALGGHATLVTVTLNVDGSVTVTDNGRGIPTGIHTEEGVSAAEVIMTQLHAGGKFDQNSYKVSGGLHGVGVSVVNALSTWLKLRIWRDDKEHLIEFAHGDAVSPLIVIGPAPKDGDRLKRGTEVTFMPSGETFTMVEFDYATIEHRLRELAFLNSGVHIILTDARHAEPKMEDLYYEGGLEAFVRYLDRTKSPLIGTPLLMRGERDGMTVEVALWWNDSYHENVLVFTNNIPQRDGGTHLAGFRAALTRQMTGYADRSGLSKREKVDVTGDDCREGLTCVLSVKVPDPKFSSQTKDKLVSSEVRPVVEGIVNETLGTWLEEHPADAKIVAGKVVEAAAAREAARKARELTRRKGALDVANLPGKLADCQERDPARSELFLVEGDSAGGSAKQGRNREYQAILPLKGKILNVERARFDKMLSSQEIGTLITALGTGIGRDDFNPDKLRYHKIIIMTDADVDGSHIRTLLLTFFFRQMKELIERGYVYIAQPPLYKVKRGSSEQYLKDERAREDYLIGHGLDGTVLRLASGEERAGGDLRAAVEQGRIVRAILAQLHSRYDRVAVEQTAIAGGLKPAHALGEAEAQALAERIAERLNALSEETERSWQGEIKDDGFVFTRQVRGVREASILDAGLLSSAEARRLDEQSAALHEIYDVPATLARKSESTQIAGPSALVDAVMAAGSKGISQMQRYKGLGEMNPEQLWETTLDRNVRSLLQVKIKEGDEADDMFVKLMGDVVEPRREFIQANAHNVANLDV encoded by the coding sequence ATGGCTCAATCGCCCCTTCCGTCGGATGCCTCGAACGGCACTCAACCGGACGCTTACGGTGCGGATTCCATCAAGGTTCTTCGTGGTCTCGATGCGGTTCGTAAACGCCCCGGCATGTATATCGGGGATACGGATGATGGGTCCGGCCTGCATCACATGGTGTATGAGGTCGTCGACAATGCGATCGACGAGGCCCTGGGCGGCCATGCGACGCTGGTGACCGTGACGCTGAACGTCGATGGCTCGGTGACCGTGACCGACAACGGCCGGGGCATTCCAACCGGGATCCACACCGAGGAAGGCGTATCGGCCGCCGAGGTCATCATGACCCAGCTGCATGCCGGCGGGAAGTTCGACCAGAACAGCTATAAGGTGTCGGGTGGCCTGCATGGCGTCGGCGTTTCGGTCGTCAATGCGCTATCGACCTGGCTCAAGCTCCGCATCTGGCGCGACGACAAGGAACATCTGATCGAATTCGCCCATGGCGATGCGGTGTCGCCGCTGATCGTCATCGGTCCTGCGCCGAAGGACGGCGATCGCCTCAAGCGCGGCACCGAAGTCACGTTCATGCCATCGGGCGAGACCTTCACGATGGTGGAGTTCGATTATGCGACGATCGAGCATCGGCTGCGTGAACTCGCCTTTTTGAACTCGGGCGTTCACATCATTCTGACAGATGCGCGGCATGCCGAGCCGAAGATGGAAGACCTCTATTACGAGGGCGGTCTCGAAGCGTTCGTGCGCTATCTCGATCGCACGAAGTCGCCGCTGATCGGCACGCCTCTGTTGATGCGCGGCGAGCGCGACGGCATGACGGTCGAGGTCGCGCTGTGGTGGAACGACAGCTATCACGAGAATGTCCTGGTCTTCACCAACAACATCCCGCAGCGGGATGGCGGTACCCATCTGGCCGGGTTCCGGGCGGCGCTGACACGGCAGATGACCGGGTATGCGGATCGCTCGGGCCTCAGCAAGCGCGAGAAGGTGGATGTCACCGGCGACGATTGCCGTGAAGGCCTGACCTGCGTGCTGTCGGTCAAGGTGCCTGACCCGAAATTCTCGTCGCAGACCAAAGATAAGCTCGTCTCGTCCGAAGTGCGTCCCGTGGTCGAGGGGATCGTCAACGAAACGCTTGGCACGTGGCTCGAGGAACATCCGGCCGACGCCAAGATCGTGGCCGGCAAGGTGGTCGAGGCCGCCGCAGCGCGTGAGGCGGCCCGCAAGGCGCGTGAGTTGACGCGCCGCAAGGGCGCGCTCGATGTCGCTAACCTGCCGGGCAAGCTGGCCGATTGTCAGGAACGCGATCCGGCGCGGTCGGAACTGTTTCTCGTCGAGGGTGATTCGGCAGGCGGGTCGGCCAAGCAGGGCCGTAACCGCGAATATCAGGCGATCCTGCCGCTGAAGGGCAAGATCCTTAACGTGGAGCGGGCGCGGTTCGACAAAATGCTTTCGAGCCAGGAGATCGGCACGCTGATCACGGCGCTCGGCACCGGCATCGGACGGGACGACTTCAACCCCGACAAGCTGCGCTACCACAAGATCATCATCATGACGGACGCCGACGTCGACGGCTCCCACATCCGGACCTTGCTGCTCACCTTCTTCTTTCGGCAGATGAAGGAATTGATCGAGCGTGGCTACGTCTATATCGCCCAACCGCCGCTCTATAAGGTCAAGCGCGGCTCGTCCGAGCAGTATCTGAAGGACGAGCGGGCGCGGGAGGATTATCTCATCGGCCACGGGCTCGATGGCACGGTGCTGCGGCTCGCGAGCGGCGAGGAGCGGGCCGGGGGCGATCTTCGCGCCGCTGTCGAGCAGGGCCGCATCGTTCGCGCCATCCTGGCTCAATTGCACTCGCGCTACGATCGCGTCGCGGTGGAACAAACCGCCATCGCGGGTGGCCTGAAGCCGGCTCACGCACTGGGCGAAGCCGAGGCGCAGGCCTTGGCCGAGCGCATTGCCGAGCGGCTGAACGCTCTGTCCGAAGAGACAGAACGGAGCTGGCAAGGCGAGATTAAGGATGACGGCTTCGTGTTCACCCGCCAGGTTCGTGGTGTGCGTGAGGCGTCGATCCTCGATGCGGGTCTTCTGTCCTCCGCCGAAGCCCGTCGGCTCGACGAGCAAAGCGCGGCGCTGCACGAGATCTACGACGTTCCGGCAACGCTTGCCCGCAAGAGCGAGTCGACCCAGATCGCCGGCCCGAGCGCGCTCGTCGATGCCGTGATGGCGGCCGGCAGCAAGGGCATCAGCCAGATGCAGCGCTATAAGGGCCTCGGCGAGATGAACCCCGAGCAATTGTGGGAAACGACGCTCGACCGCAACGTCCGATCGCTGTTGCAGGTGAAGATCAAGGAAGGCGACGAGGCCGACGACATGTTCGTGAAACTGATGGGCGATGTCGTCGAACCCCGCCGTGAGTTCATCCAGGCCAACGCGCATAACGTCGCCAACCTCGACGTCTGA
- a CDS encoding DUF2934 domain-containing protein: MMAGQDDNERIAKKAHELWEAEGHPHGRDQLHWDEAKEIIAIQDSEQDTLLPRDTGAEEPVEEKSIAIDNEGEAPNLTDTGDHDLTSIDREPAITAPTKAAADLAAAPKKAMPKTVAIAGSTKSEKVPARRSSKKPRGPKA; encoded by the coding sequence ATGATGGCTGGACAAGACGATAACGAACGAATTGCCAAGAAAGCGCATGAATTGTGGGAGGCTGAGGGCCACCCGCACGGTCGCGATCAACTCCATTGGGATGAAGCCAAGGAGATCATCGCGATCCAGGACAGCGAGCAGGATACGTTGCTGCCGCGCGACACCGGTGCGGAAGAGCCGGTCGAAGAAAAGTCGATCGCGATCGATAACGAAGGCGAAGCGCCGAACCTGACCGACACCGGCGATCACGATCTGACGTCGATCGATCGCGAGCCGGCCATCACGGCTCCGACGAAGGCCGCCGCCGATCTCGCAGCAGCCCCGAAGAAAGCCATGCCAAAGACGGTCGCGATAGCCGGCAGCACCAAATCCGAAAAGGTACCGGCGCGTCGCTCGTCCAAAAAGCCCCGAGGCCCGAAGGCCTGA
- a CDS encoding MmcB family DNA repair protein translates to MAFRNEAIDGLPDDGRQSEMARVICKGLRRMLRSRNLASVTELVLPDGRRADVMALGANGTLAIIEVKSSVADFRADTKWPIYRAHCDRLYFAVSPDMPVGLMPPDAGLIVADAYGAEILREAPEHRLAGATRRALLIRFAQAAADRLHLAYDPESRLS, encoded by the coding sequence ATGGCGTTTAGAAACGAGGCGATCGACGGGCTGCCCGATGATGGGCGCCAGTCGGAGATGGCGCGGGTGATCTGCAAGGGTTTGCGCCGCATGTTGCGGAGCCGCAACCTTGCCAGCGTGACCGAACTCGTGTTGCCCGATGGGCGCCGCGCCGACGTGATGGCGCTCGGCGCCAACGGGACGCTGGCCATCATCGAAGTCAAATCCTCCGTGGCTGACTTTCGCGCCGATACGAAATGGCCGATCTATCGGGCGCATTGCGACCGGCTCTACTTCGCGGTCTCGCCGGACATGCCGGTCGGCCTCATGCCGCCGGACGCCGGACTGATCGTCGCCGACGCCTATGGGGCCGAGATCCTGCGCGAGGCGCCGGAACATCGTCTTGCCGGAGCGACCCGCCGCGCCCTGCTGATCCGCTTCGCGCAGGCGGCCGCGGATCGCCTGCATCTCGCCTACGACCCCGAGAGCCGGCTGTCCTAA
- a CDS encoding dipeptide ABC transporter ATP-binding protein has protein sequence MSLAIERPVLDTTARVLEAKDLHRHYEGRRGLFGKPVTVKALAGASFTLDRGETLAVVGESGSGKSTLGRLLTLIEPPTSGVLDIEGADVAQADAATRKRLRREVQMVFQNPYGSLNPRQKIGKALEEPLLVNTDTPAKAREAAARDMMVKVGLRAEYYDRYPHMFSGGQRQRIAIARALMLRPKILVLDEPVSALDVSIRAQVLNLLADLQDEFRLAYVFISHDLSVVRHIANRIMVIYLGHTVEIGSSQTLFANPQHPYTKALLSATPVADPGAKRDRIVLKGELPSPYNPPKGCVFHTRCPIAFDKCRVDEPPLVAKQGRDVACWAVEA, from the coding sequence ATGAGCCTCGCGATTGAACGTCCCGTGCTCGACACGACGGCCCGCGTGCTCGAAGCCAAGGATCTGCATCGGCACTATGAGGGTCGGCGCGGGCTCTTCGGCAAGCCCGTGACCGTGAAGGCGCTGGCGGGCGCGAGCTTCACGCTCGATCGCGGCGAGACGCTCGCGGTGGTCGGGGAGTCAGGCTCTGGCAAGTCGACACTGGGCCGCCTGCTGACCCTGATCGAGCCGCCGACCTCCGGCGTGCTCGACATCGAGGGCGCCGATGTGGCTCAGGCCGATGCGGCGACGCGCAAGCGGCTGCGGCGCGAGGTCCAGATGGTGTTTCAGAACCCCTATGGATCGCTGAACCCGCGCCAGAAAATCGGCAAGGCGCTCGAAGAGCCTTTGCTGGTCAACACCGATACGCCGGCCAAAGCGCGCGAAGCGGCAGCGCGCGACATGATGGTGAAGGTCGGGCTCAGGGCAGAATATTATGACCGCTACCCGCATATGTTCTCGGGTGGGCAACGCCAACGCATCGCGATCGCGCGCGCTCTGATGCTGCGACCCAAGATCCTGGTGCTGGACGAACCGGTGTCGGCGCTCGACGTTTCGATCCGGGCACAGGTCCTCAACCTCTTGGCCGATCTGCAGGATGAGTTCCGGCTCGCCTATGTGTTCATCTCGCACGACCTGTCCGTGGTGCGTCACATCGCCAACCGGATCATGGTGATCTATCTCGGCCACACGGTTGAGATCGGGTCGAGCCAGACCCTGTTCGCCAATCCGCAGCATCCTTATACGAAGGCGCTTCTGTCGGCGACGCCGGTGGCGGATCCCGGTGCCAAACGCGACAGGATCGTGCTGAAGGGTGAGTTGCCCTCGCCCTATAATCCGCCGAAAGGCTGTGTCTTCCACACCCGCTGCCCCATTGCTTTCGACAAATGCCGGGTCGACGAACCCCCGCTGGTTGCCAAACAGGGCCGGGATGTCGCCTGCTGGGCAGTCGAGGCGTAG
- a CDS encoding ABC transporter ATP-binding protein: protein MRLLEIRNLTVRFATRNGAFTAVDGVDLTVDGDEVLAIVGESGSGKSVAMLAIMGLLPWTATITADRMDFCGQDLRKLTPKARRSVIGRDMAMIFQEPMSSLNPCFTVGFQIGESLKAHLGLSRSARKARCIDLLEKVGIPDPARRLGMFPHQLSGGMSQRVMIAMAISCNPKLLIADEPTTALDVTIQAQILDLLLDLRKETGMGLVLITHDMGVVAETASRVVVQYAGRQVETNTTAELFAGRHHPYTDALMAALPERATQRRLPAIPGVVPGQFDRPAGCTFSPRCAFVFDDCHTIVPRKASPALGQALCHTPLIDGVPSARMLEPAREPA from the coding sequence ATGCGCCTTCTCGAGATTCGTAACCTGACGGTGAGGTTCGCAACCCGCAATGGTGCGTTCACGGCTGTGGATGGCGTTGATCTGACGGTTGATGGCGACGAGGTTTTGGCGATCGTCGGCGAGTCCGGCTCGGGCAAATCCGTCGCGATGCTGGCCATCATGGGCCTACTCCCCTGGACCGCGACCATCACGGCGGACCGGATGGATTTCTGCGGCCAGGATCTCCGCAAGCTGACCCCCAAGGCGCGTCGATCGGTGATCGGCCGCGACATGGCGATGATCTTTCAAGAGCCGATGTCGTCGCTGAACCCGTGCTTCACGGTCGGGTTCCAGATCGGCGAGTCGCTCAAGGCGCATCTTGGGCTCTCGCGATCGGCCCGTAAGGCGCGTTGCATCGATCTGCTCGAGAAGGTCGGCATTCCCGATCCGGCGCGTCGGCTTGGGATGTTCCCGCATCAATTGTCGGGCGGCATGAGCCAGCGCGTCATGATCGCCATGGCGATCTCCTGCAATCCGAAACTGCTGATTGCGGATGAACCGACGACGGCGCTCGATGTCACGATCCAGGCGCAGATCCTCGATCTGTTGCTCGATCTTCGCAAGGAGACCGGGATGGGCCTCGTGCTGATCACGCATGACATGGGCGTGGTGGCCGAAACCGCGAGCCGCGTCGTGGTGCAATATGCCGGGCGTCAGGTCGAGACCAACACAACTGCGGAACTCTTCGCCGGCCGACATCATCCCTATACCGATGCGCTGATGGCGGCGTTGCCCGAGCGGGCAACCCAGCGGCGCCTGCCGGCCATTCCCGGCGTGGTGCCGGGGCAGTTCGATCGGCCGGCCGGATGCACCTTCTCGCCCCGCTGCGCTTTCGTGTTCGACGACTGCCACACGATCGTGCCGCGCAAAGCCAGTCCCGCCCTCGGTCAGGCCCTGTGCCACACGCCGCTGATCGACGGCGTGCCGTCGGCCCGAATGCTTGAACCTGCGCGGGAACCCGCATGA
- a CDS encoding ABC transporter permease subunit — translation MAADLATLSAAPSSLTTAPKPASSIYSFWLSFRENKGAVLGLVIVTLVVLMAIFAPLIAPYSPVEQFRDAVKAPPVWVGGGTWRFVFGTDGVGRDMLSRIIYGARVSLFIGVSVMCVSFVVGIVLGLLAAYYGSFVDVVITRVMDLIMSVPDLVLAILAVAVLGPSLVNTIVAVTIVYVPRYVRLVRASALTELDKDYVTAAKVAGVGPFRLMVSTVLPNCLAPLIVQAALGLSDAILEAAALGFLGLGAQPPTPEWGSMLADSREFIRSQPWIVTLPGLAILITVVSINLLGDGLRDAFDPKMRRG, via the coding sequence ATGGCCGCTGATCTTGCGACCCTTTCGGCCGCCCCGAGCAGCCTGACGACGGCGCCGAAGCCCGCCTCCTCGATCTACAGCTTCTGGCTGTCGTTCCGTGAGAACAAGGGCGCGGTGCTCGGCCTCGTGATCGTCACGCTGGTCGTGCTGATGGCGATCTTCGCGCCGCTGATCGCGCCCTATTCGCCCGTCGAGCAGTTCCGCGATGCCGTGAAGGCACCGCCGGTCTGGGTCGGCGGCGGCACATGGCGCTTCGTGTTCGGCACGGATGGCGTCGGCCGGGACATGTTGTCCCGCATCATCTATGGCGCCCGCGTCTCGTTGTTCATCGGCGTCTCGGTCATGTGCGTGTCCTTCGTGGTCGGCATCGTGCTCGGCCTGTTGGCAGCTTATTACGGATCGTTCGTCGACGTCGTCATCACCCGCGTCATGGACCTCATCATGTCGGTGCCGGATCTGGTGCTGGCGATTCTTGCCGTGGCGGTGCTGGGGCCGAGCCTCGTAAACACGATCGTGGCGGTCACGATCGTCTACGTTCCGCGCTACGTGCGGCTTGTGCGCGCCTCCGCCTTGACGGAACTCGACAAGGATTATGTTACGGCCGCCAAGGTCGCGGGCGTCGGACCGTTCCGCCTGATGGTGTCCACCGTGCTGCCGAATTGCCTGGCGCCGCTCATCGTGCAGGCGGCGCTCGGTTTGTCGGATGCCATTCTCGAAGCCGCGGCGCTGGGGTTTCTGGGTCTCGGCGCGCAACCGCCAACCCCCGAATGGGGCTCCATGCTGGCTGATTCGCGCGAGTTCATTCGCTCGCAACCCTGGATCGTGACGCTGCCCGGGCTCGCGATTCTCATCACGGTCGTGTCGATCAACCTGCTGGGCGATGGCCTGCGGGACGCGTTCGACCCCAAGATGCGGAGAGGCTGA
- a CDS encoding ABC transporter permease subunit — protein MIRFFLKRLALTIPTFIALTFLTFMAIRLVPGDPVEVRVGEHGISPERLEMFRHQLGLDQPVWKQFLDYGWHLLHGDFGTSLSTSNPVLTEFLTLFPATVELSAVAMMLAIAIGIPMGVVAAVKRGTWYDQVLMGLSVTGYSMPIFWWGLLLIMLVAEQWHLTPVSGRIDLIRFDYDTPTGFMLIDSLLSDEPGAFVDAVRHLILPSIVLGTIPLAVIARMTRSSMLEVLSEDYVRTARAKGLSPFRVIGVHALRNALIPVTTVIGLMTGSLLAGAVLTESIFSWPGVGHYLIEAISRRDYPALQGGIMLVSAVVILVNLLVDTTYGLINPRIRHGR, from the coding sequence GTGATCCGCTTCTTCCTCAAGCGCCTCGCGCTGACCATTCCGACCTTCATCGCGCTGACGTTTCTGACCTTTATGGCGATCCGGCTGGTGCCGGGGGATCCCGTCGAGGTGCGGGTTGGCGAGCATGGCATCTCGCCCGAGCGGCTCGAGATGTTCCGCCACCAACTCGGGCTGGACCAGCCCGTCTGGAAGCAATTCCTCGATTATGGATGGCATCTGCTGCACGGCGACTTCGGCACGTCGCTGTCGACCAGCAATCCCGTCTTGACGGAATTTCTCACGCTCTTCCCCGCCACCGTCGAACTCTCGGCCGTGGCCATGATGCTGGCGATCGCGATCGGGATCCCGATGGGCGTCGTGGCCGCCGTCAAACGCGGCACATGGTACGATCAGGTGCTGATGGGCCTTTCAGTCACCGGTTATTCCATGCCGATTTTCTGGTGGGGTCTGTTGCTCATCATGCTGGTGGCCGAGCAGTGGCACCTCACCCCCGTGTCTGGTCGCATCGATCTCATTCGGTTCGACTACGACACCCCGACCGGCTTCATGCTGATCGACAGCCTGCTGTCGGACGAGCCAGGCGCGTTCGTCGATGCGGTGCGCCACCTCATTCTCCCGTCCATCGTGCTCGGCACGATTCCACTGGCCGTGATCGCCCGAATGACGCGATCCTCGATGCTGGAGGTGCTGAGCGAGGATTATGTTCGCACCGCGCGCGCCAAGGGCCTTTCGCCGTTCCGCGTCATCGGCGTCCACGCCCTTCGCAACGCGCTCATCCCGGTCACGACCGTGATCGGCCTGATGACCGGCAGCTTGCTGGCCGGGGCGGTGCTCACCGAGTCGATCTTCTCCTGGCCCGGCGTCGGCCATTACCTCATCGAGGCCATCTCGCGCCGCGACTATCCGGCCTTGCAGGGCGGCATCATGCTGGTGTCGGCGGTCGTCATTCTGGTCAATCTGTTGGTCGATACGACGTATGGCCTCATCAACCCGAGGATCCGGCATGGCCGCTGA